CAGGCTGTTTTCGAGATAAAGTGAGACTGAGTAAAAACAGGTCGGTGTCAAGGCGGCGTCCACAAAATAATTATCTTTCCCTGCAACGATTCCCGCCCAGCCGCTGTCTTATCCATGCAAACCAAATCAAAACAACATGAAAGCATATATTTTATCGGCCTTGCTAGCCTGCCAAACCATAGCGGCTATAGCGCAGGATAACGATGGCAAAACGCCATATCTAACTAAATCGCTGGCAAGCGATGCCATCAGCAGCGTTGTGGTAAATACATCGGCCGGTGGCATTGAAGTAAGCGGGCGCGCAGGGCAGGCGCCAAGGGTTGAGGTATACATCAGGGGCAATAACGGCCGTGATCTGTCGAAAGAGGAAATCAAAAAACGCCTTGATAAGGATTACGACCTGAGCGTAACCGTAACCGGCCACGAAGTACGGGCCATTGCCAAAAACAAGCACGAAAACCAAAGCTTCAACTGGAAAAAATCAATCAGTATCTCGTTTAAAATATTTGTTCCGCAACAGGTTGCTACCAATCTGAAAACCAGTGGCGGAGGTATCCGTTTAGATAACTTAAAAGGTAATGAAACATTTACTACCAGCGGCGGAGGATTGGAAGTCGACAGGCTTTACGGCACAATTAAAGGTATCACATCGGGTGGTGGTATCAGGGTTACCAACAGCGGCGATAACATTAACCTGCAAACCAGCGGCGGTGGTATCGAGGCCAAAAATCTGACAGGTAAAATCAGCCTGGAAACATCGGGTGGTGGGTTACGCCTTGAAAATTTAA
The genomic region above belongs to Mucilaginibacter sp. KACC 22773 and contains:
- a CDS encoding DUF4097 family beta strand repeat-containing protein — protein: MKAYILSALLACQTIAAIAQDNDGKTPYLTKSLASDAISSVVVNTSAGGIEVSGRAGQAPRVEVYIRGNNGRDLSKEEIKKRLDKDYDLSVTVTGHEVRAIAKNKHENQSFNWKKSISISFKIFVPQQVATNLKTSGGGIRLDNLKGNETFTTSGGGLEVDRLYGTIKGITSGGGIRVTNSGDNINLQTSGGGIEAKNLTGKISLETSGGGLRLENLKGTVNAHTSGGGVEGSSIEGELVTSTSGGGIDLKGMNCSLDASTSAGSLRAQMVKVGKFLKLDVSSGNIDLQLPANQGLNLDIRGDGINQHPSKISGFTGQWDNEHIKGTVNGGGAPVTAEASSGNVSVRFN